In Caldisphaera lagunensis DSM 15908, a single genomic region encodes these proteins:
- a CDS encoding MFS transporter, with protein sequence MNKTRKWAYSLLGFVIASLLTSALSIYVLFMPYFSEKIGVNIQELILWGNLAYFIGMPIGKIIGRFLKFYKRLTKSIIGLTGLISISIALMPFISSFSELIILRIIQGTVTFYMEIFSNVYSFLFSDFKSRNLASAISISGIPGGVAIGTSAYILETQSPILVYSIFSIISFIVGLIFAFSTLNFENTIKELKNEYKGTTYKLKITWIMGFYWATIAGFNLVLAILLQPFVSSYSVKDVPIAMETFGYSGAILTIAGGFIAYLTKSLKITSIVIGISYIISFIGFLILYLFEPVGIYLALTIILIMIEAIAVPFIYSIPREIYKENMVAKGTWEFAFIGSSFHIWGALIVLTIGSLISFRYSILALAFPPIYGALISFLIPRFSIKGDKID encoded by the coding sequence ATGAATAAAACAAGAAAATGGGCTTACTCATTATTAGGTTTTGTTATAGCATCATTATTAACATCAGCATTATCAATTTATGTTCTTTTTATGCCTTATTTTTCAGAGAAAATAGGAGTAAACATACAAGAATTAATATTATGGGGCAACCTAGCTTATTTTATTGGAATGCCGATAGGTAAAATTATTGGAAGGTTTTTAAAATTTTATAAAAGATTAACAAAATCTATTATTGGATTAACCGGTTTAATATCAATTTCTATAGCATTAATGCCTTTTATTTCTTCATTTTCTGAATTAATTATTTTGAGAATTATTCAAGGAACAGTAACATTTTATATGGAAATATTTTCAAATGTGTATTCTTTTTTGTTTAGCGATTTTAAGTCAAGAAATTTAGCATCTGCAATTTCAATATCAGGAATTCCAGGTGGAGTTGCTATCGGAACATCAGCATACATTCTAGAAACTCAAAGTCCAATCTTGGTTTATTCCATATTTTCAATAATATCTTTTATAGTTGGATTAATATTTGCTTTTTCAACATTAAATTTTGAAAATACTATAAAAGAATTAAAAAATGAGTATAAGGGCACTACATATAAATTAAAGATAACTTGGATAATGGGTTTTTATTGGGCTACAATAGCTGGGTTTAATTTAGTTTTAGCTATATTATTACAGCCATTTGTATCCTCATATTCGGTAAAAGACGTCCCAATAGCTATGGAAACGTTTGGTTATTCTGGAGCAATTTTAACTATAGCTGGAGGTTTTATAGCATATCTAACTAAATCATTAAAAATAACTTCAATTGTTATAGGAATTTCATACATAATTTCTTTTATAGGATTTTTAATTTTATATTTATTTGAACCAGTTGGAATATATTTGGCTCTAACAATTATCTTAATTATGATTGAAGCAATAGCTGTACCATTTATTTATTCAATTCCTAGAGAAATATATAAAGAAAATATGGTAGCGAAAGGAACTTGGGAATTTGCATTTATAGGATCAAGCTTTCATATATGGGGTGCTTTAATAGTTTTAACAATAGGATCACTGATAAGTTTTAGATATTCAATACTAGCATTAGCATTTCCCCCTATATATGGGGCATTGATTTCTTTTTTAATCCCCAGATTTTCTATTAAAGGGGATAAAATTGATTAA
- a CDS encoding prenyltransferase has protein sequence MIKKWFKALSPVTLLSAFSSVTLGTAIAWYKTGKIIWAFYFITLIALILAQAGVNLINDYIDYKTNIDLLYRKTGLFHRNNAIVDLNLNPKIVRSVGYSMIFIALLSGIYLALRVGIPVIVIGIIGLFLGVIYSEPPFNLKYRGYGEIIAAIVMGPLVVWGSYIVQTGNLSTLYPLLVGIINGSFTFLILLGSSSLKAETYKKLNKKNIIIVMGNKIRYVVYSAIGLLYLSIILSSLFDFIPLIALISLIFIPNTLKLTRPLLKIEDVNKKWDELRQLWAGPFSARILILIIIIVSIIITRFIRILDISIF, from the coding sequence TTGATTAAAAAATGGTTTAAAGCATTAAGCCCTGTAACATTATTGAGTGCATTTTCTTCAGTTACCTTAGGTACAGCTATTGCTTGGTACAAAACTGGTAAGATTATTTGGGCTTTTTATTTTATAACTCTTATTGCCTTAATTTTAGCCCAAGCTGGAGTAAATTTAATTAACGATTATATTGATTATAAAACAAATATAGATTTATTATATAGAAAAACTGGATTATTCCATAGAAATAATGCTATTGTTGATTTGAATTTAAACCCTAAAATTGTTAGATCAGTCGGCTATTCCATGATCTTCATAGCTTTGTTATCAGGCATTTATTTAGCGCTAAGAGTCGGAATACCAGTAATTGTTATAGGTATAATTGGATTATTTTTAGGGGTTATATATAGTGAACCACCTTTTAATCTTAAATATAGGGGATATGGAGAGATAATTGCAGCAATAGTTATGGGTCCTTTAGTTGTATGGGGTTCATATATTGTACAAACTGGAAATCTATCGACATTATATCCATTGTTAGTTGGTATTATAAACGGTTCCTTTACTTTTTTAATATTATTAGGGTCTAGCTCATTAAAGGCTGAGACCTATAAAAAGTTGAATAAGAAAAACATTATAATAGTAATGGGAAATAAAATAAGATATGTAGTTTATTCTGCAATAGGTTTATTGTATCTTTCCATAATTCTATCTTCATTGTTTGATTTCATACCTTTGATTGCCTTAATTTCTTTAATATTCATTCCAAATACATTAAAACTGACGCGTCCTTTGCTCAAAATTGAAGACGTGAATAAAAAATGGGATGAGCTTAGACAATTATGGGCTGGACCATTTAGTGCTAGGATTTTAATTCTTATTATAATAATTGTATCTATAATCATAACTAGATTCATAAGAATTTTAGATATATCTATATTTTAA
- a CDS encoding acetolactate synthase large subunit, which yields MVNGSRLVVESLKREGVKVIFGIPGLSNMSIYNEFYDEVNSGEIRHILMKHEQAAAHAADGYARALGVPGVCTATSGPGAMNLVTGLITAFWDSSPVVAITGQVPRNSMGKLAFQEADTLGVMENITKFAVRINSINEIPLWIKNAFYISNTGRKGPVVVDIPRDILNENVNEIEFPDKPFVLGYKEFKTEINLEKIKRAIELMIRSERPVIVVGTGVLHSKATKEVLDLAELLMSPIVSTLPAKSAVPNDNPLYIGVMGYYGKTEANRAVLESDLLIIIGSRLSDRTFTSLDEIRDKNLIIINLDPGESMRSGLNSVSLNGDAKIILTHIIKNFVKLPKKNSSWLNKVKEYAEYYSKFYYIEERNYMKPWKILKTIRNEIPRNSIITTGVGEHQMFAEVFWESLEPNTFFTSGGMGTMGFGLPAAIGAKVAMPDRVVVDLDGDGSFLMTGNNLATAVEEKIPIISIIFDNSTLGLVRQVQDLFFNKRIVGVDFKASPDFVKYAKSFGAEGFEANSYQDLSHYLREAMRLEVPSVIRVPINREELALPTLPPGGKLSEVILSDPRKAY from the coding sequence ATGGTTAATGGATCAAGATTGGTAGTTGAATCTCTAAAAAGAGAAGGCGTTAAAGTAATATTTGGAATACCAGGTTTATCAAATATGTCTATCTATAATGAATTCTATGATGAAGTTAATTCTGGAGAAATAAGGCACATTTTGATGAAGCATGAGCAGGCAGCAGCCCATGCAGCAGATGGATATGCAAGAGCATTAGGAGTACCTGGTGTTTGTACAGCAACCTCAGGCCCAGGGGCTATGAATCTAGTAACGGGTTTAATAACAGCCTTCTGGGATTCCAGTCCAGTAGTAGCAATAACTGGTCAGGTCCCAAGAAATTCTATGGGTAAATTAGCATTTCAGGAAGCAGATACATTAGGCGTTATGGAAAACATTACAAAGTTTGCAGTCAGAATAAATTCGATAAATGAAATACCTCTTTGGATAAAAAACGCTTTTTACATATCAAACACAGGAAGGAAAGGACCTGTTGTTGTTGATATACCTAGGGATATTTTAAATGAGAATGTTAATGAAATCGAGTTTCCTGATAAACCATTTGTCTTAGGATATAAAGAATTTAAAACAGAAATAAATCTTGAAAAAATTAAAAGAGCAATTGAACTCATGATAAGATCCGAAAGACCTGTAATAGTTGTTGGTACTGGTGTTTTACATTCCAAGGCAACAAAAGAAGTTTTAGATCTTGCAGAATTATTAATGTCTCCAATAGTTTCAACTCTTCCAGCCAAGTCAGCAGTGCCTAACGATAATCCATTGTATATTGGAGTAATGGGTTATTATGGAAAAACAGAAGCTAATAGAGCAGTTTTGGAGTCAGATTTATTGATAATAATAGGGTCTAGGCTCAGTGATAGGACATTTACTTCATTAGATGAAATTAGGGATAAGAACTTGATTATAATAAATCTAGATCCAGGCGAATCAATGAGGTCAGGATTAAACAGCGTTTCTTTAAATGGTGATGCTAAGATCATTTTAACGCATATAATTAAAAACTTTGTTAAATTGCCTAAGAAAAACAGTTCATGGTTAAATAAGGTAAAGGAATATGCAGAATATTATTCAAAGTTTTATTATATTGAGGAAAGAAACTATATGAAGCCATGGAAAATACTTAAAACAATAAGAAATGAAATACCAAGAAATTCAATAATTACAACCGGTGTTGGAGAACATCAGATGTTTGCTGAAGTTTTTTGGGAATCATTAGAGCCTAATACATTTTTCACATCTGGCGGTATGGGAACTATGGGATTTGGTCTGCCAGCTGCCATTGGAGCAAAGGTTGCAATGCCAGATAGAGTCGTAGTAGATTTGGATGGTGATGGTTCTTTTTTAATGACTGGAAATAATTTAGCAACAGCTGTAGAGGAAAAAATACCCATTATTTCTATAATTTTTGATAATAGTACACTTGGATTAGTAAGACAAGTTCAAGATTTATTTTTCAACAAAAGAATAGTAGGAGTCGATTTCAAAGCATCTCCAGATTTTGTAAAATATGCAAAATCATTTGGAGCAGAAGGATTTGAGGCAAATTCATATCAAGATCTTTCTCATTATTTAAGAGAAGCCATGAGATTAGAAGTTCCATCAGTTATTAGAGTACCAATAAATAGGGAGGAACTTGCATTACCAACATTACCTCCTGGAGGAAAATTAAGTGAGGTGATATTAAGTGATCCAAGGAAGGCTTATTAA
- a CDS encoding UbiD family decarboxylase, translated as MEILDPLKDMREYIQWLEKNNILIKVNDELSPILEIPAFLRKVMYSKGPAVLFEKIKGFENWKIAGNLFPNLDLIKSTLSVNNLEEIGNRMIEPITSPIPFGLLDKVKALGEVSKLSSYFPKKTSKAAFTENIIDGKDNPLEKIPFFKTWPNDGGRYATYPMVITMDQDKKIINMGVYRMMIIDGNKAVIHWQIHKRGALMHMKAIESSKEEIPIAVAIGSDPGTMLASVSPVPYPIDKSLFAGIIRGKGIELYELDNGIMVPSNAEIILEGRVLTNKLVEEGPFGDHWGYYDKPIEKYPLFIVDKAYIRNDPIYFGSVVGLPPLEDAVLGKAIERMFKPIMQVLLPEIIEINYPVEGVFQGMLIVSIKKRYPGQAKKVMSALWGIGQSSLTKIIIVVDNDVDPHDLGKVIWSISCNVNPERDVLILSNSHSDALDPSNLYPSFGSKLGIDATRKMPEENWGKPWPKIVEEDEEILRKIEPLVNNYLKKVQNNPNYY; from the coding sequence GTGGAAATTTTGGATCCATTAAAAGATATGAGAGAATACATTCAATGGCTAGAAAAAAATAATATACTAATTAAAGTTAATGATGAACTTTCACCAATATTAGAAATACCAGCATTTTTAAGGAAAGTTATGTATTCAAAAGGTCCTGCTGTATTGTTTGAGAAAATAAAAGGGTTTGAGAACTGGAAAATAGCGGGTAACTTATTTCCAAACTTAGATTTAATTAAATCTACTTTATCAGTAAATAATCTTGAAGAAATAGGAAATAGGATGATAGAACCAATAACTTCTCCAATTCCATTTGGTTTACTTGACAAAGTTAAAGCGTTAGGGGAAGTATCTAAATTATCATCATATTTTCCTAAGAAAACAAGTAAAGCAGCTTTCACAGAAAACATAATAGATGGTAAGGATAATCCATTAGAAAAAATACCTTTTTTCAAAACATGGCCTAATGATGGAGGAAGATACGCAACATATCCTATGGTAATTACAATGGATCAAGATAAGAAAATAATTAATATGGGAGTATATAGGATGATGATAATTGATGGAAATAAAGCAGTTATCCATTGGCAAATTCATAAAAGAGGAGCATTAATGCATATGAAGGCAATTGAATCTTCTAAAGAGGAAATTCCAATAGCAGTTGCTATAGGAAGCGATCCTGGAACAATGCTTGCCTCAGTTTCACCAGTCCCTTATCCTATAGATAAATCCTTATTTGCCGGTATCATTAGGGGTAAAGGCATAGAGCTATATGAGCTTGATAATGGTATTATGGTTCCATCAAATGCTGAAATAATATTAGAAGGGAGGGTTTTAACTAATAAGCTGGTTGAAGAAGGACCATTTGGTGATCATTGGGGGTATTATGATAAGCCTATAGAAAAATATCCTCTATTCATAGTTGATAAGGCCTATATTAGAAATGATCCAATTTACTTTGGTAGTGTAGTTGGATTACCTCCTTTAGAAGATGCTGTTCTAGGAAAAGCAATAGAGAGAATGTTTAAACCAATTATGCAAGTTCTTTTACCTGAAATTATTGAAATTAATTATCCAGTAGAGGGAGTATTTCAAGGAATGCTAATTGTGTCAATAAAGAAAAGATATCCTGGACAAGCAAAAAAGGTTATGAGTGCTCTATGGGGTATTGGGCAATCATCTCTAACAAAGATTATAATAGTTGTTGATAACGATGTCGACCCCCATGATTTAGGAAAGGTTATATGGTCTATTTCCTGCAATGTTAATCCAGAAAGAGATGTTTTAATTTTAAGTAATTCTCATAGTGATGCATTAGATCCATCCAATTTATATCCATCGTTTGGGAGTAAGCTTGGAATTGATGCAACAAGAAAAATGCCAGAGGAAAATTGGGGAAAACCCTGGCCAAAAATTGTAGAAGAAGATGAAGAAATTCTAAGAAAAATAGAACCTTTGGTTAATAACTATTTAAAAAAAGTTCAAAATAATCCTAATTACTATTAA
- a CDS encoding MFS transporter — translation MEINNKKAISKISIYNLINSMTSNAYSPFLSFIGATLGLPGYLLGLVSTSGTFFTNLSQYFSSLTKKSPKSLIFYGNLIKSLSLFALFFLTSQGPLYTILISIIMIGSGISSFGFSLLTEFYSRASRSVTLSRIYFYSSLGSLPVIALGGLYLEVNTILVKYVFLIASIVTSISTFIVIGLDYKEDYRSKNSAWINNEDFNKLKKFFIFNLIYMITWSFAWPLFPLAQLYVFHMTTFQVGIINIIATSSTILLQRFFGYFIAKHTKLSLFIGRLTNTFFALAYAISPNVNGIYLANILGGVSNSINNVGYFAYLVDNSKDKRAAIGTYSVIMGISALAGGEIGGFTYDYLDQKYGYHILRSLFLYTAISRSVAASLFLFL, via the coding sequence TTGGAAATAAATAACAAAAAAGCAATATCTAAAATATCAATTTACAATCTTATAAATAGCATGACATCTAATGCATATTCTCCTTTTTTATCATTTATCGGGGCAACATTAGGATTACCTGGTTATTTGCTAGGTTTGGTTTCTACATCAGGAACTTTTTTCACAAATTTATCTCAATATTTCTCTTCTTTAACAAAAAAATCACCTAAAAGCTTAATATTTTATGGGAATTTAATAAAAAGCCTCTCATTATTTGCTTTGTTCTTTTTAACTTCGCAAGGACCTTTATATACAATACTTATTTCCATAATAATGATTGGTTCAGGAATTTCTAGCTTTGGCTTTTCATTATTAACCGAGTTTTACAGCAGAGCTAGTAGAAGCGTTACTCTCTCTAGAATTTATTTTTACTCATCTCTAGGCTCATTGCCCGTTATAGCATTAGGAGGCTTATATCTAGAAGTAAATACAATTTTGGTCAAATATGTTTTTCTAATCGCATCAATTGTTACATCAATTTCAACTTTTATAGTAATAGGATTAGATTATAAAGAAGATTATAGAAGTAAAAACAGTGCCTGGATAAATAATGAAGACTTTAATAAACTTAAGAAGTTTTTCATTTTTAATTTAATATATATGATAACTTGGTCATTTGCATGGCCGCTTTTCCCATTAGCCCAATTGTATGTTTTTCATATGACAACCTTTCAAGTAGGAATAATTAATATTATAGCAACATCTTCTACTATACTTTTGCAAAGATTTTTTGGATATTTCATAGCAAAGCATACAAAGCTTTCCTTATTTATTGGAAGGCTAACAAACACGTTTTTTGCCCTTGCCTATGCAATTTCTCCAAATGTTAATGGAATTTATTTAGCTAATATATTAGGTGGAGTTTCTAATTCAATAAATAATGTAGGGTACTTTGCATATTTAGTTGATAACTCAAAAGATAAAAGAGCAGCAATAGGTACTTATAGTGTTATAATGGGAATATCAGCTCTTGCTGGTGGAGAAATAGGTGGATTTACCTATGATTATTTAGATCAAAAGTATGGATATCATATATTAAGAAGTTTGTTTTTATACACTGCAATATCAAGGTCTGTTGCAGCTTCCTTGTTTTTGTTTCTATGA
- a CDS encoding PH domain-containing protein gives MSQKIRVSFQRNTIAIFAFLIAFIIALDSYLVLAKYHNLIQRGEEYLVFILLIPFVILLLAFLTLFNSYFTISNDKIEIHSYIYHEKINRDDIEKIVFTNNLDPGYLVSFRITGYNFPGTQFGWFRLTNGKKAFLLISGKVNNILIFELKDGKVFMISGNFLEKLINYLNIYKWDVIKNMSY, from the coding sequence TTGAGTCAGAAAATAAGAGTATCATTTCAAAGAAATACAATAGCAATATTTGCATTTTTAATAGCCTTTATTATAGCCTTGGATTCTTATCTTGTTTTAGCTAAATACCATAATTTAATTCAAAGAGGTGAAGAATATCTAGTCTTTATTTTATTAATACCTTTCGTTATCCTTTTATTAGCATTTTTAACTTTGTTTAATTCGTATTTTACAATTTCTAATGATAAAATAGAAATCCATTCTTATATATATCATGAAAAAATAAATAGAGATGATATTGAAAAAATAGTATTTACAAATAATTTGGACCCAGGGTATTTAGTTTCTTTTAGAATAACTGGCTATAATTTCCCAGGAACTCAATTTGGATGGTTTAGATTGACGAATGGGAAAAAAGCCTTTCTCTTGATATCAGGCAAAGTTAATAATATATTAATATTTGAGCTAAAAGATGGCAAGGTTTTTATGATCTCAGGAAATTTTCTAGAAAAGTTAATTAACTACCTAAACATATATAAATGGGATGTCATTAAAAATATGTCCTATTAA
- a CDS encoding nucleoside phosphorylase — protein sequence MANLVKLLAIIFLVLALIGFGLFAYEYNIKNTPQTNKSNNSFLFNTPMIGIVTPMAMEQAPILAQMKNVTEINISGYTFYVGKIGNQWVVNVRSGEKEYAAEMATYIMDTHFHIIANILSGTAGSRNPYILPGDVVIGAYVVDKSSIHYHNRGFQSDYTGVEMVVNNKSLIQNAVIGGYGEIGPTLQNASYYGYGPGTNDLSYVYVAALPASLGLVQIAENAPIGYISIANATGNSSLSGIVKSQIIVGVIGSANQWTEPLTWMEDQNALYQSDAGENEGMGFAYVNAELGIPWIIVRGISDSPWFPNAYIGVIAAQRAANVTIFIVEHFSQNNLYKTVNMSVLSNISNAVLNGYLIALRAYYSVGNVTMIKYQLQNGTIITVVNPNEVEYTYGFGYKILEARNQS from the coding sequence ATGGCTAACCTAGTTAAATTATTGGCAATAATATTTTTGGTTTTAGCCTTGATAGGCTTTGGATTATTTGCTTACGAATATAATATTAAGAATACCCCTCAAACAAATAAATCAAATAATTCATTCTTATTTAATACTCCCATGATAGGTATAGTAACTCCAATGGCAATGGAACAAGCACCAATTTTAGCTCAAATGAAAAACGTCACTGAAATAAATATTAGCGGTTATACATTTTACGTTGGAAAAATAGGCAATCAATGGGTAGTTAATGTAAGAAGCGGAGAAAAGGAATATGCAGCAGAAATGGCAACTTACATCATGGATACTCATTTTCATATAATAGCTAATATTTTAAGTGGTACTGCTGGATCAAGGAATCCCTATATTTTACCAGGAGATGTAGTTATAGGAGCTTATGTAGTTGATAAATCTTCAATTCATTATCATAACAGAGGTTTCCAAAGTGACTATACTGGGGTAGAAATGGTTGTAAACAATAAAAGCCTGATTCAAAATGCTGTAATAGGTGGTTATGGAGAAATAGGACCAACATTGCAAAATGCTTCCTATTATGGTTATGGGCCTGGAACTAATGATTTGAGCTATGTTTATGTTGCTGCTCTTCCAGCATCACTAGGATTAGTTCAAATTGCCGAAAATGCCCCAATAGGTTATATATCTATTGCAAATGCTACTGGTAATAGTTCTTTATCTGGTATTGTAAAGTCGCAAATTATTGTTGGTGTTATAGGATCAGCAAACCAATGGACAGAACCATTAACATGGATGGAGGATCAAAATGCCTTATATCAATCTGATGCAGGTGAAAATGAAGGAATGGGATTTGCTTATGTAAATGCCGAGTTAGGCATACCTTGGATAATTGTTAGAGGGATTTCTGATTCTCCTTGGTTCCCTAATGCATATATAGGAGTAATAGCAGCACAAAGAGCTGCTAATGTTACTATATTTATTGTTGAACATTTCTCTCAAAACAATTTATATAAAACAGTAAACATGAGCGTACTATCAAACATATCCAATGCGGTGCTAAATGGTTATTTGATAGCTTTAAGGGCCTACTATTCTGTTGGAAATGTAACTATGATAAAATATCAATTACAAAATGGAACAATAATTACAGTTGTTAATCCCAATGAGGTAGAATATACTTATGGATTTGGTTATAAAATATTAGAAGCAAGAAATCAATCTTGA
- the ilvC gene encoding ketol-acid reductoisomerase has translation MGKIYNDEESSLDFVKGKKIVVLGYGNQGRAWALNLRDSGLNVIVGLERKGNSWILAEKDGFEPKYINDAVKDADILIFLLPDMVQREVWEKSIMKNMKEGADMVFAHGFNIHYKLILPPKTSDVYMIAPKGPGNKVREYFEKGGGVPALIAVHQDISGNALNKALAIAKGIGATRPGVIETTFKEETETDLFGEQVILVGGISELMKNSFATLVSKGYQPEVAYFETINEMKMIVDLIYEKGLSGMLRAVSDTAKYGGITVGKDIIDEEVRKRMEKALTRIQNGEFANEWIEEYQRGMKTVKSNLNEVDNSLEEKIGKRLRDLILKGSPK, from the coding sequence ATGGGTAAGATATATAATGATGAGGAATCTTCTTTAGATTTTGTTAAAGGTAAAAAGATAGTTGTGTTAGGTTATGGCAACCAGGGAAGAGCTTGGGCTCTCAATCTAAGAGATTCTGGTTTAAATGTTATTGTTGGATTAGAGAGGAAGGGTAATTCATGGATATTAGCTGAAAAAGACGGATTTGAACCAAAGTATATAAATGATGCAGTTAAGGATGCAGATATATTAATCTTTCTTTTGCCAGATATGGTACAAAGAGAAGTTTGGGAAAAGAGCATTATGAAAAATATGAAAGAAGGTGCTGATATGGTATTTGCTCATGGATTTAATATACATTACAAATTAATTTTACCTCCTAAAACTTCAGACGTATATATGATTGCACCTAAAGGTCCTGGAAATAAGGTAAGAGAGTATTTTGAAAAGGGTGGTGGGGTACCTGCTTTAATTGCTGTTCACCAAGACATAAGCGGTAATGCATTAAATAAAGCATTAGCCATAGCAAAAGGTATCGGAGCAACTAGACCTGGTGTTATTGAGACAACATTCAAAGAAGAGACAGAAACAGATCTGTTTGGAGAACAGGTTATTTTAGTTGGCGGTATCTCAGAATTAATGAAAAACTCCTTTGCAACTCTTGTATCAAAAGGATATCAACCTGAAGTGGCATATTTTGAGACAATCAATGAAATGAAAATGATAGTTGATTTGATCTATGAAAAAGGTTTAAGCGGTATGCTAAGGGCTGTTTCAGATACTGCTAAATATGGAGGAATTACTGTTGGAAAAGATATTATAGATGAAGAAGTAAGAAAGAGAATGGAAAAAGCATTAACTAGAATCCAAAATGGAGAATTCGCTAATGAATGGATTGAGGAATATCAAAGAGGTATGAAAACGGTTAAGAGCAATCTTAATGAAGTAGATAATAGCCTAGAAGAAAAAATTGGAAAAAGGTTGAGAGATTTAATTTTGAAGGGTAGTCCAAAATAA
- a CDS encoding amidohydrolase: protein MGSLAIINGFIYASFYPLQIINSLLINDGKIEIIGNKDKILDYAKKEKIEILDLKNKYYAIPGFIDAHIHIDELGEYINGIDLRDVKSVKDLCESIKNKKDKFKNWIYGHGWDQEKFLENRWPNHYDIDNCTKNKPAIFSRIDLHSALINEKAIKFLYSFDKEVYGIDKFPNNEPTGIIKETAFDEIRKLMRENRDIEEQKELIELAQNELISKGITSVGFMSVDEKSLSAILELRSENKLKIRISAFLNGNIMYKSKQIKNDDLFQIKGIKLFSDGSLGSRTAYLSYPYEDDPENKGFIAMEKDQLLENCLKAKELNLKTATHVIGDAALDNVLDVYEKCGERNRIEHASLVREDQFMKLSKINPIIVVQPHFIISDFWVIKRLGINRAKWVYPFKSLINHGLDIAFSTDAPVEPIDPFLSIDAAVNRGSNQNIELSKYTMHESLNLQEAYASYTQKSATAIYRQDLGSIELGKKGDIVILSKDPLNSYLNNVVMTIIDGNILYKNNFE from the coding sequence ATGGGATCACTAGCTATTATTAATGGATTTATATATGCATCGTTTTATCCTTTGCAAATAATAAATTCCTTATTAATTAATGATGGTAAGATCGAAATTATTGGTAATAAAGATAAGATATTAGATTATGCAAAAAAAGAAAAAATAGAAATCTTAGATTTAAAAAATAAATATTATGCAATTCCAGGATTTATTGATGCTCATATACATATTGACGAACTGGGCGAATATATCAATGGAATAGATTTAAGGGATGTAAAATCAGTTAAGGATTTATGTGAATCTATAAAAAATAAAAAAGATAAATTTAAAAATTGGATCTACGGGCATGGATGGGACCAAGAAAAATTTTTAGAAAATAGGTGGCCAAATCATTATGATATAGATAATTGTACTAAAAATAAACCAGCAATTTTCTCTAGAATTGATTTACATTCAGCTTTAATAAACGAAAAAGCAATAAAATTTCTCTATAGCTTTGATAAAGAGGTCTATGGCATTGATAAATTTCCTAATAATGAACCTACTGGTATAATTAAAGAAACTGCATTTGATGAAATTAGGAAACTAATGAGGGAAAACAGAGATATTGAGGAACAAAAGGAATTAATAGAATTAGCTCAAAATGAATTGATTTCAAAAGGAATAACTTCAGTTGGATTCATGAGCGTAGATGAAAAAAGCTTATCAGCAATTTTAGAATTGAGATCTGAAAATAAGCTTAAAATAAGGATTTCAGCTTTTTTGAATGGTAATATTATGTATAAATCAAAACAAATTAAAAATGATGATTTATTTCAAATAAAAGGCATAAAATTATTTTCAGATGGTTCCTTAGGATCAAGGACTGCATATTTAAGCTATCCTTATGAAGATGATCCAGAAAATAAAGGATTTATAGCTATGGAAAAAGATCAGCTTTTAGAAAATTGTTTAAAAGCAAAGGAATTGAATTTAAAGACAGCAACTCACGTTATTGGTGATGCTGCTTTAGATAATGTATTAGATGTTTATGAAAAATGCGGGGAAAGGAATAGAATTGAACATGCTTCTTTGGTTAGAGAAGATCAATTTATGAAATTATCAAAAATAAACCCTATAATAGTTGTTCAACCCCATTTCATAATATCAGACTTTTGGGTCATAAAAAGATTGGGTATAAATAGAGCAAAATGGGTTTATCCATTTAAATCGTTAATAAATCATGGATTAGACATTGCATTTTCTACAGATGCTCCTGTTGAACCCATTGATCCCTTCTTATCGATAGATGCAGCAGTTAATCGTGGATCAAATCAAAACATAGAATTAAGCAAATATACAATGCATGAATCTTTAAATCTTCAAGAGGCGTATGCTTCTTATACTCAAAAAAGTGCAACAGCTATTTATAGACAAGATTTAGGAAGTATTGAATTAGGAAAGAAGGGGGATATAGTTATATTAAGTAAAGATCCCTTAAATAGTTATTTAAATAACGTTGTAATGACAATAATCGATGGAAACATACTCTATAAAAATAACTTTGAATAA